One Jeotgalicoccus saudimassiliensis DNA window includes the following coding sequences:
- a CDS encoding cysteine desulfurase family protein → MIYFDNAATTAPYKEALETYMTVSEKYFFNTASIHQSGKDAARLLEAARKQMLDLMELKNYDLVFTASATESNNIAIQSMLRRKKQFGKTILTSELEHPSIVNVLEEMKQDGFNVKYIDTKQDGTVDLEHLKTLLDSDVVFVTVMALNNIVGSVQPVREITKILKDYPKVHFHVDATQAVGKADIDYNGVDTISISAHKFNGVKGIGGLFIRDLATMKPVLYGGGHEYNVRSGTVNLPGIAAMAKALRLTLGEAREVNKRLSQFNMKIRESVEEMEFIRLQPKAAPYIVNMSFVGAKGEVVVNALSKRGIAVSTTSACASKLATLNETLLALDNEDNVIEGSIRISMGRSTTADDVKQLITALKEVYEELGDVLK, encoded by the coding sequence ATGATATATTTTGATAATGCAGCGACGACAGCGCCTTATAAAGAAGCGCTTGAGACATATATGACAGTGAGTGAAAAATACTTTTTTAATACAGCGAGTATTCATCAGAGCGGTAAAGATGCAGCGAGACTGCTTGAAGCGGCGAGAAAACAAATGCTTGACCTGATGGAACTGAAAAATTATGATTTAGTATTTACAGCGAGTGCGACAGAAAGCAACAATATCGCAATTCAGAGTATGCTGAGAAGAAAGAAACAGTTCGGCAAGACGATTCTAACGAGTGAACTTGAACATCCGAGTATCGTTAACGTACTTGAGGAAATGAAGCAGGACGGCTTTAACGTGAAGTATATCGACACGAAACAAGATGGCACTGTGGATCTTGAGCATTTAAAAACACTGCTTGATTCAGATGTGGTGTTCGTTACCGTAATGGCGCTGAACAATATCGTCGGCAGTGTGCAGCCGGTCAGGGAAATTACGAAGATACTGAAAGATTACCCGAAAGTGCATTTCCACGTAGATGCGACACAGGCAGTCGGCAAGGCTGATATCGATTACAACGGAGTCGACACAATCAGTATTTCCGCGCATAAGTTTAACGGGGTTAAAGGTATCGGCGGTCTGTTTATAAGAGACCTTGCAACGATGAAACCCGTGTTATACGGCGGAGGACATGAGTATAATGTAAGAAGCGGCACGGTGAATCTGCCGGGCATAGCAGCGATGGCGAAAGCGCTCAGACTGACGCTTGGCGAGGCACGAGAAGTGAATAAACGTTTATCACAGTTTAATATGAAGATACGCGAATCTGTAGAGGAGATGGAGTTTATCCGCCTGCAGCCGAAAGCAGCACCATATATTGTTAATATGTCGTTTGTCGGCGCGAAAGGCGAAGTGGTTGTGAATGCATTGTCAAAACGCGGCATCGCAGTGTCGACGACGAGTGCATGCGCATCTAAACTTGCGACGTTGAACGAAACACTCCTTGCACTGGATAATGAAGATAATGTTATCGAAGGCAGTATCCGCATTTCGATGGGGCGAAGCACGACAGCAGACGACGTCAAACAGCTGATTACCGCGCTAAAAGAGGTTTATGAAGAATTAGGAGATGTACTGAAATGA
- a CDS encoding RidA family protein — MDNMVVPNGSYKLAKRIGDVVYTSGITPKIDGELIMTGKISAADDISKYKEIAEQTIKNAIYVTDQELTLHESVTEVVDMTVYINASDDFTQHARIADFASDYLFKVFGEDGLGTRTAVGVSSLPDNSPIEIKLITAVK, encoded by the coding sequence ATGGATAACATGGTAGTTCCTAACGGAAGTTATAAGCTGGCAAAAAGAATTGGCGACGTGGTGTACACGTCGGGTATTACACCGAAAATTGACGGCGAACTGATTATGACAGGGAAAATCAGTGCTGCCGATGACATTTCCAAATATAAGGAAATAGCAGAACAGACAATCAAAAATGCGATTTACGTTACAGATCAGGAGCTGACACTGCACGAAAGTGTAACTGAAGTTGTCGATATGACAGTATACATCAATGCGTCGGATGACTTCACGCAGCACGCGCGTATCGCAGACTTCGCATCGGATTATCTCTTTAAAGTATTCGGCGAGGATGGACTTGGGACACGTACAGCAGTCGGCGTTTCATCGCTGCCGGACAACTCCCCGATCGAAATTAAATTAATTACAGCAGTTAAATAA
- a CDS encoding CitMHS family transporter, translated as MLSIIGLLVILTIVILLITQKLNPIVALVVIPFIGAVVAGFGAGEITEFFNDGISSVISVVIMFIFAILFFGIMQDTGMFNPLITRMVKLSKGNVILVAMATVIIGAIAHLDGSGASTFLITIPALLPLYKKLNMSPYMLVMLIGMSASIMNMVPWGGPLGRTAAVLGVDASELWQPLIPLQGVLIILLVAMAAFIGSLEKKRLFKKDMLIEGVNFDNFNLDHEIDAETESLKRPKLLWFNLLLTLSVVGLLMSGLLPAGLIFMLAVSIALPVNYRNMNMQMDRIKAHAPSALMMAAIILAAGSFLGILENTGMLNSLAEDIVVILPAFLVPFLHYIIGFFGAPLELVLNTDAYYFALLPVVEQIVSAHGVESITAAYSLMIGNVIGTFISPFSPALWLAVGLAGLEMGRYIKYAVLWVWGFSILALAAAFMMGII; from the coding sequence TTGCTCAGTATTATCGGTTTATTAGTTATTTTAACGATTGTTATTCTGTTGATTACACAGAAACTCAATCCGATTGTAGCACTTGTCGTTATACCGTTTATCGGTGCAGTAGTGGCCGGTTTCGGTGCGGGGGAAATTACTGAATTCTTTAATGATGGAATCAGTTCTGTTATCTCCGTTGTGATTATGTTTATCTTTGCGATTCTGTTTTTCGGAATTATGCAGGATACAGGAATGTTTAATCCTCTGATTACAAGAATGGTCAAGCTGTCAAAAGGTAATGTTATTCTTGTTGCAATGGCAACAGTTATTATTGGAGCAATTGCTCATCTGGACGGGTCGGGAGCCTCGACATTCCTGATTACGATTCCTGCATTGCTTCCGCTGTATAAAAAACTTAATATGAGCCCTTACATGCTCGTCATGCTGATCGGTATGAGTGCGAGCATTATGAACATGGTACCGTGGGGCGGACCGCTTGGCCGTACTGCAGCAGTACTGGGTGTGGATGCATCAGAATTATGGCAGCCGCTCATCCCGCTGCAGGGTGTACTGATTATTCTGCTCGTTGCGATGGCGGCATTTATCGGAAGTCTTGAGAAAAAGCGGCTGTTTAAAAAAGATATGCTGATTGAAGGTGTAAATTTCGACAACTTTAATCTGGATCATGAAATTGACGCCGAAACTGAATCATTAAAACGGCCGAAACTATTATGGTTTAACCTGCTGCTGACATTGTCGGTCGTTGGATTATTAATGTCGGGATTACTTCCGGCAGGATTAATATTTATGCTGGCTGTGAGTATCGCACTGCCGGTTAACTATAGAAATATGAACATGCAGATGGACAGAATTAAAGCGCATGCACCAAGTGCTTTAATGATGGCGGCAATTATACTTGCGGCCGGGTCATTTCTTGGAATACTTGAAAACACAGGAATGCTGAACTCGCTTGCAGAAGATATTGTAGTCATTCTGCCTGCATTCCTGGTGCCATTCCTGCACTATATAATTGGATTCTTTGGTGCACCGCTTGAACTTGTACTGAACACAGACGCATATTACTTTGCGCTGCTGCCGGTAGTGGAGCAGATTGTGTCTGCACACGGTGTGGAAAGTATTACTGCGGCTTACTCGCTTATGATCGGTAATGTTATCGGAACATTCATCAGTCCATTTTCACCGGCACTGTGGCTTGCTGTCGGTCTGGCAGGACTTGAGATGGGGAGATACATTAAATATGCAGTCCTCTGGGTATGGGGATTCAGCATACTCGCTTTGGCAGCTGCATTTATGATGGGAATAATTTAA
- the rpsD gene encoding 30S ribosomal protein S4 gives MARFTGSIWKKSRRLGISLTGTGKELERRPYAPGQHGPTQRIKLSEYGLQLQEKQKLRYMYGINERQFRTLFDRSGKMKGVHGENFMILLATRLDAIVRASGLARTQRQARQLVNHGHITVDGKRVDIPSFIVKPGQVIGVREKSRKLDIIAEAVELSNFTPEYLTFNKDNLEVTFDRLPERSELNADINEQLIVEYYSR, from the coding sequence ATGGCTCGTTTTACAGGTTCAATCTGGAAAAAATCACGTCGCTTAGGAATTTCCCTAACTGGCACAGGTAAAGAATTAGAACGTCGTCCGTATGCACCAGGTCAGCACGGTCCGACACAAAGAATTAAATTATCAGAGTACGGTTTACAGTTACAGGAGAAACAAAAACTCCGTTACATGTACGGAATTAACGAACGTCAATTCCGCACTTTATTCGACCGTTCAGGTAAAATGAAAGGTGTTCACGGTGAGAACTTCATGATCTTACTTGCGACTAGATTAGACGCAATCGTTCGTGCTTCAGGTCTTGCCCGCACACAGCGTCAGGCACGTCAACTAGTTAACCACGGTCACATCACTGTGGATGGCAAACGTGTAGACATCCCTTCATTCATCGTTAAACCAGGACAGGTTATCGGAGTTCGTGAAAAATCACGTAAACTTGATATCATTGCTGAAGCTGTTGAATTAAGCAACTTCACTCCTGAGTACCTGACATTCAACAAAGATAACTTAGAAGTTACTTTCGACAGACTGCCGGAACGCAGCGAATTAAACGCTGACATTAACGAACAGTTAATCGTTGAGTACTACTCAAGATAA
- the thiI gene encoding tRNA uracil 4-sulfurtransferase ThiI: MKFDHILIRYGELTLKTKNRRMFVHALRDRMNKALKDFNVEVKANRDRAYIEINEENPHEIIDKLMNISGILSMSPVIKIDKTDEAMKDTALQFANEIEPGHTFKIEVKRADKQYHLDTYGVQQLLGNHIFDHTTHLIVDVRKPDYKILAEIRPDAIYMYYETIKGLGGLPLGTGGKALLMLSGGIDSPVAGIDIMRRGVEIEAIHFHSPPYTSPQATDKVKALVDIMSERTGYDIKLHIVPFTELQTTLYDRIPDNLSMTSTRRIMLRVAEKLTMKIGGEAVVNGENLGQVASQTLTSMFAINEVTTLPVLRPLLTLEKNDIVKMAKQMGTYETSILPFEDCCTIFKPKAPKTKPSLESVKKFESAVDFEPMIDKAMENIEVYMPSKKEETKDEFSDLL; the protein is encoded by the coding sequence ATGAAATTTGATCACATATTAATCCGTTACGGCGAACTGACGCTGAAAACGAAAAACAGAAGAATGTTCGTGCACGCACTGCGCGACCGCATGAATAAAGCGCTGAAGGATTTTAATGTAGAAGTTAAAGCCAACCGCGACCGTGCCTATATTGAAATCAACGAAGAGAATCCGCATGAGATTATCGACAAGCTGATGAACATCAGCGGTATTTTAAGCATGTCACCGGTGATTAAAATCGATAAAACGGATGAGGCAATGAAAGATACAGCCCTCCAGTTTGCCAATGAAATTGAGCCGGGACACACTTTTAAAATTGAAGTTAAGCGCGCAGACAAGCAGTATCACCTGGACACATACGGTGTGCAGCAGCTGCTTGGAAATCACATTTTTGACCACACGACGCATCTGATAGTAGATGTCAGAAAACCGGATTACAAAATACTGGCTGAAATCAGACCAGATGCGATTTACATGTATTACGAAACGATAAAAGGACTCGGCGGACTGCCGCTTGGTACCGGCGGTAAAGCATTATTGATGCTGTCTGGCGGGATAGACTCACCTGTGGCGGGCATCGATATTATGCGCAGAGGTGTGGAAATCGAAGCGATTCACTTCCACTCACCGCCGTACACGAGCCCGCAGGCAACGGACAAAGTTAAAGCCCTTGTCGACATTATGAGTGAGAGAACAGGTTACGATATTAAACTTCACATCGTGCCGTTCACTGAACTGCAGACAACGTTATACGACCGAATTCCGGATAACCTGTCGATGACATCCACACGACGTATTATGCTGAGAGTTGCTGAAAAACTGACGATGAAAATCGGCGGGGAAGCGGTAGTGAACGGTGAGAATCTGGGACAGGTCGCATCACAGACGTTAACAAGCATGTTCGCAATTAACGAAGTGACAACACTGCCGGTACTCCGTCCGTTATTGACACTTGAGAAAAATGACATTGTGAAAATGGCGAAGCAGATGGGCACTTACGAAACTTCCATTCTGCCGTTTGAAGACTGCTGCACGATATTCAAACCGAAAGCACCGAAAACAAAACCGTCACTTGAATCGGTTAAGAAATTCGAAAGCGCGGTGGACTTTGAACCGATGATCGATAAAGCGATGGAAAATATCGAAGTGTATATGCCGTCTAAAAAAGAAGAAACTAAAGATGAATTCAGCGATCTGCTGTAG
- a CDS encoding GAF domain-containing protein codes for MFTNTEIKDYETLNKMLKSLIEDETDRIANLSNASALLNVFLKDINWVGFYLYEETSNELVLGPFQGLPACVRIENGKGVCGTAFRGNDIFIVDDVNEFPGHIACDAASKSEIVLPLYKDGKGIGVLDIDAPVYERFTEEDRKGLKAFTDTLINHI; via the coding sequence ATGTTCACTAATACTGAAATTAAAGATTACGAGACACTGAATAAAATGCTGAAGAGCCTTATCGAAGATGAAACAGACAGAATTGCAAACTTATCAAACGCATCGGCGCTGTTAAATGTTTTCTTAAAAGACATTAACTGGGTCGGATTCTATTTATATGAAGAAACGAGCAACGAACTGGTACTCGGACCATTCCAGGGACTCCCTGCATGTGTCCGCATTGAAAACGGCAAAGGCGTCTGCGGAACAGCATTCCGCGGCAACGATATTTTTATCGTCGATGACGTGAACGAATTCCCGGGTCACATCGCATGTGATGCGGCAAGTAAATCTGAAATTGTGCTGCCTTTGTATAAAGACGGCAAAGGAATCGGAGTGCTCGATATCGATGCACCGGTTTATGAACGTTTTACTGAAGAAGACCGCAAAGGTCTGAAAGCATTCACGGATACGTTAATTAATCACATTTAA
- a CDS encoding pyridoxal phosphate-dependent aminotransferase, whose product MTDKNSNIEELFMKLNADNAPGQESRQKNNELKLIGDKIEGEYVDFSHGDVDAHKPIPGVLDHYIDGFNTGGSQAYTEYRGQAELLKETAEKLGSFTGTHISPEDELIITPGTQGALFLALGATVTFGDKVAIVEPDYFANRKLVHFFRGEVVPVQMDYLNHDDKAGIDLSELEQAFKNGVKVFLFSNPNNPSGAIYSSEEINQIAELVSKYGVTVIADELYSRQLFDNREYTHLIAHPGVDRNKIITIIGPSKTESLSGFRLGAGFGSSEIIDRMEQLQAIVSLRASGYSQAALKSWFSEPEGWMAERIESHQAIRDDLVTLFRDAGYKVRLTEAGSYVFPQAQNLSIDDVQIAKILREQANVAVTPGTEFAPYCTDSFRLNFSQDHGKAVDAVKRIIKVLENYKNG is encoded by the coding sequence ATGACTGATAAAAATAGCAATATCGAAGAGTTATTTATGAAACTGAATGCAGACAACGCTCCCGGACAGGAATCCCGTCAGAAAAATAATGAATTAAAATTAATCGGTGATAAAATCGAAGGGGAATACGTCGATTTTTCACACGGTGATGTGGATGCGCATAAACCGATTCCGGGTGTACTCGATCATTACATAGACGGTTTCAACACCGGCGGCAGTCAGGCATACACAGAATACCGCGGCCAGGCAGAACTGCTGAAAGAAACTGCAGAAAAGCTCGGCAGTTTCACCGGCACACATATTTCACCTGAGGATGAACTCATTATTACACCGGGCACCCAGGGTGCTCTCTTTCTTGCACTTGGTGCAACTGTAACATTCGGTGACAAAGTTGCGATTGTCGAACCGGACTACTTTGCGAACCGCAAACTCGTTCATTTTTTCCGCGGAGAAGTCGTACCTGTACAGATGGACTATTTAAATCACGATGACAAAGCAGGAATCGACCTCAGTGAACTGGAGCAGGCATTCAAAAACGGTGTAAAAGTGTTCCTGTTCTCAAATCCCAATAATCCAAGCGGTGCAATTTACTCAAGTGAAGAAATTAATCAAATTGCAGAACTTGTTTCAAAATACGGTGTAACTGTCATCGCAGATGAGCTATACTCGAGACAGCTGTTCGATAATAGAGAATATACACATCTCATTGCCCACCCCGGGGTGGACAGAAATAAAATCATCACAATTATCGGACCGTCGAAAACTGAATCACTGAGCGGTTTCAGACTTGGAGCCGGTTTTGGTTCGTCTGAAATAATTGACCGCATGGAACAGCTTCAGGCTATCGTTTCACTCCGTGCGAGCGGTTATTCGCAGGCGGCACTAAAATCGTGGTTCAGCGAACCGGAAGGATGGATGGCAGAGCGCATCGAGTCACATCAGGCAATCCGCGATGATCTGGTTACACTTTTTAGGGACGCAGGCTACAAAGTCCGGCTGACTGAAGCCGGCAGTTACGTTTTCCCGCAGGCTCAAAATTTATCGATTGATGATGTACAGATCGCAAAAATTTTAAGAGAACAGGCAAACGTTGCAGTAACACCTGGAACTGAGTTCGCACCATACTGCACGGACAGTTTCAGACTCAACTTTTCACAGGACCACGGTAAAGCCGTCGATGCTGTGAAGAGAATAATTAAAGTATTGGAGAATTACAAAAATGGATAA
- a CDS encoding cold-shock protein, with protein sequence MNEGTVKWFNAEKGFGFIEQEAGDDVFVHFSAIQGEGYKTLEEGQKVTFEIEEGQRGPQAVNVATV encoded by the coding sequence ATGAATGAAGGAACTGTAAAATGGTTTAACGCTGAAAAAGGTTTTGGTTTCATCGAGCAGGAAGCTGGAGACGACGTATTCGTACACTTCTCAGCAATCCAGGGTGAAGGATACAAAACTTTAGAAGAAGGTCAAAAAGTTACTTTCGAAATCGAAGAAGGACAACGCGGACCACAAGCTGTCAACGTTGCAACTGTTTAA
- a CDS encoding thermonuclease family protein produces the protein MSIIFGFLIFIATIATAILYGVAMHGHWNDKGDGKALWKPVFVLLAVSGILMINRALTVEGATINEAFLILWVMVSIGMFISMASSRFYNLKYKEKGKFSKISRTAFIIGFILFLLFAFTMPGTNVEENAAAKVESAAEETAKNITEENDEAELALEKKQLAAEKEKEEKAADRKAEEEKAQAEKEAEEKAEREAAEQREQEEKLAAEKAAKEKAEREQLEKEQAAKETAEKEQREKEEKEAEEKLAARTENLTAVELYRVVDGDTVHVIDKDNNLLKLRLLLIDTPETVHPNKPVEPFGPEASARMTELMSSAEVLHIEYDEGAETDHYDRHLVYLYADGVSVHEVLLAEGLARVGYIYEQQRYLLDFREKEQYAKDNRLGIWSIPGYVNEGGEGFNSEKEEAAVETIPETTVDQGSSGEDSAASYNFANCKELRAVFPDGVAGDHPAYQPKMDRDKDNWACEN, from the coding sequence ATGAGTATTATTTTTGGGTTTTTAATTTTTATCGCAACGATTGCCACTGCCATTTTATACGGTGTGGCAATGCACGGTCATTGGAATGATAAAGGTGACGGCAAGGCTTTATGGAAGCCGGTGTTTGTACTGCTCGCAGTTTCCGGAATTCTGATGATTAACCGTGCTTTAACTGTAGAAGGTGCAACGATTAATGAAGCATTTCTGATTTTGTGGGTCATGGTGTCAATCGGTATGTTTATCTCGATGGCATCCAGCCGTTTTTATAATTTGAAGTACAAGGAAAAGGGTAAATTCAGTAAAATTTCACGCACTGCATTTATTATCGGATTTATACTGTTTTTGTTATTCGCATTTACGATGCCGGGAACAAATGTTGAGGAGAACGCTGCTGCGAAAGTTGAATCGGCAGCAGAGGAAACTGCAAAGAACATAACAGAGGAAAATGATGAAGCGGAGCTCGCACTTGAAAAAAAGCAGTTAGCTGCTGAGAAAGAAAAAGAAGAGAAGGCAGCTGACAGGAAAGCTGAAGAAGAAAAAGCGCAGGCTGAAAAAGAGGCAGAGGAAAAAGCTGAGCGTGAAGCGGCAGAACAAAGAGAACAGGAAGAAAAACTTGCTGCAGAGAAAGCTGCAAAAGAGAAAGCAGAACGTGAACAGCTCGAAAAGGAACAGGCAGCTAAAGAGACAGCCGAAAAAGAACAGCGCGAAAAGGAAGAGAAAGAAGCGGAAGAAAAACTTGCTGCGAGAACGGAGAATCTGACAGCGGTAGAACTTTATCGTGTTGTGGATGGTGATACGGTTCATGTTATCGACAAAGATAATAACCTGCTGAAGCTGAGATTGTTACTGATCGATACGCCTGAAACGGTGCATCCTAATAAGCCGGTGGAACCGTTCGGTCCGGAAGCGTCTGCGAGAATGACAGAGCTGATGAGCAGTGCTGAGGTGTTACATATTGAGTACGATGAAGGTGCAGAGACCGACCATTACGACAGACATTTAGTTTATCTTTATGCAGACGGGGTGAGTGTGCATGAAGTGCTGCTCGCAGAAGGTTTGGCGAGAGTCGGATATATTTACGAGCAGCAGCGTTATCTTCTGGACTTCCGTGAAAAAGAACAATATGCGAAAGACAACAGGCTTGGGATATGGTCGATTCCGGGTTACGTAAATGAAGGCGGCGAAGGTTTTAACAGCGAAAAAGAAGAGGCTGCTGTTGAAACCATACCTGAAACGACTGTAGATCAAGGAAGCAGCGGTGAGGATTCAGCTGCTTCATACAACTTCGCAAACTGTAAGGAACTGCGCGCTGTATTTCCAGATGGTGTAGCCGGCGACCATCCTGCATACCAGCCGAAAATGGACCGGGATAAAGATAACTGGGCGTGTGAAAATTGA
- a CDS encoding septation ring formation regulator EzrA — translation MWVYILIAIIILVIVAAAVLLYLRSVKTQMIDTQYSKLHEVNQLPFKLDLVKLKNYNLHGEAKGLYNNWQDEWNDTLNTHSTHATNALEQSKKDVEQFKFSQSTKNNELAGENIELIQKKYDELTEEIAGFTKAVEEGKHQNVESERLYREAKRDVLANGHKFGDAKKPLEEVIKAYEPEVAKYEKMVNDGDYIRANEFIFNTYNELLNLKDSMDEIPKLIKEVQKELPQQFQELRYGCRDLRAKGYDLDHIKVENRLSTLKSNLNRVEPLVAKLELEEADSILENIHDELDDMYELVEHEVNAKNKFDGGKDVITDELFNAKALNYTLRTEIDYIQEQYHIDESDVQKVMNYENEIENLISIYSGMIEETEKNTTRYSAIVDNIDYLKNNAHTIHEEQNSIQEHLVNLREDDAEARENLRYVIDRKEKVYRELMSSNLVTLPEQFIVMKHEIEVDVKEIENYFNRRPLNVEYVKAKVNDTVLMMNKFEQEAYAVMRDSQLTELMIQYGNRFRSTDSDLNAHLNEAERLFKENRYKRALDVAKDAIESVEPGSAAKIEKQFDNN, via the coding sequence ATGTGGGTGTATATATTAATCGCGATTATCATTTTGGTCATCGTGGCAGCAGCAGTACTGCTGTATTTAAGATCTGTAAAAACACAAATGATTGATACTCAATACAGTAAACTGCATGAAGTGAATCAGCTTCCATTTAAACTGGACCTGGTGAAACTGAAAAACTACAACCTGCACGGTGAAGCAAAGGGGCTCTACAACAACTGGCAGGATGAATGGAACGACACATTAAATACTCATAGTACACATGCAACGAATGCACTTGAACAGTCGAAGAAAGATGTTGAGCAATTTAAATTTTCACAGAGTACGAAAAATAATGAGCTCGCAGGGGAAAACATTGAGCTCATTCAAAAGAAGTACGATGAACTGACTGAAGAGATTGCAGGGTTTACGAAAGCTGTTGAAGAGGGGAAGCATCAGAACGTGGAAAGCGAGCGTTTATACCGTGAAGCGAAACGCGATGTGCTTGCGAATGGACACAAGTTCGGCGATGCTAAAAAACCGCTTGAAGAAGTAATCAAAGCATACGAACCGGAAGTTGCGAAGTACGAGAAGATGGTCAACGACGGAGACTACATCCGTGCCAATGAGTTTATTTTCAATACGTACAATGAACTGCTGAACTTAAAGGACAGCATGGATGAAATTCCGAAGCTGATTAAAGAAGTACAAAAAGAGCTGCCGCAGCAGTTCCAGGAACTGCGCTACGGCTGCAGGGACCTGCGTGCAAAAGGATATGATCTGGATCACATTAAAGTGGAAAACAGATTATCGACGCTGAAAAGCAATTTAAACAGAGTGGAGCCGCTTGTTGCGAAACTTGAACTTGAAGAAGCGGATTCGATTTTAGAAAACATTCACGATGAGCTGGATGACATGTACGAGCTTGTTGAGCATGAAGTGAATGCGAAGAACAAGTTTGACGGCGGTAAAGATGTCATTACTGATGAACTGTTTAACGCCAAAGCATTAAACTACACACTGCGTACTGAAATTGATTATATTCAGGAGCAGTACCATATCGATGAGTCGGATGTTCAGAAAGTCATGAACTACGAAAACGAAATTGAAAACCTGATTTCGATATACAGCGGCATGATTGAAGAAACTGAGAAGAACACGACGCGCTACAGTGCGATTGTCGATAATATCGATTACTTAAAAAACAATGCCCATACGATTCACGAAGAGCAGAACAGCATTCAGGAACACCTGGTGAACCTGCGTGAAGATGATGCGGAAGCACGTGAAAACCTCCGTTACGTCATCGACCGCAAGGAAAAAGTGTACCGTGAACTGATGTCTTCCAACTTAGTGACGCTGCCTGAGCAGTTTATCGTTATGAAGCATGAAATTGAAGTTGATGTTAAAGAGATTGAAAACTACTTTAACCGCAGACCGCTGAATGTTGAATATGTGAAGGCGAAAGTGAATGACACTGTGCTGATGATGAACAAATTCGAACAGGAAGCATACGCTGTAATGAGAGATTCACAGCTGACAGAGCTGATGATTCAGTACGGCAACAGATTCCGCAGTACGGATTCAGACTTAAACGCGCACTTAAATGAAGCGGAACGCTTATTTAAGGAAAACCGTTACAAGCGTGCACTTGATGTTGCAAAAGATGCGATTGAAAGTGTTGAGCCCGGCAGTGCAGCGAAAATCGAAAAACAGTTTGATAATAATTAA